From Phenylobacterium montanum, the proteins below share one genomic window:
- a CDS encoding DeoR/GlpR family DNA-binding transcription regulator, whose product MHVAERERLILDLLEDRGIVGFQELDRRLEVSPATIRRDLDRLAEEGKIIRVRGGAALAPAQAAGQAGPGSLLGAPFHENVALHAQQKAAIGRAAAALCAPGESVIIDGGSTTLQMCPHLEPLGLQVLTNSLHIVSALMQQPGTRISVPAGTIFREQNIVLSPFEDDGMDRYHASKLFMGAAAIGRAGLMQADTLLVQAERRLLGRAEEIIVLVDSSKFSGASGHLVCALAEIDVIVTDEGIGAAEAKMVQAAGCRLIVA is encoded by the coding sequence ATGCACGTCGCCGAACGGGAACGCCTGATTCTCGATCTGCTGGAGGACCGCGGCATTGTCGGCTTTCAGGAACTCGACCGGCGCCTTGAAGTCTCTCCAGCCACCATCCGTCGTGATCTCGACCGCCTGGCGGAGGAGGGGAAGATCATCCGCGTTCGCGGCGGCGCCGCGCTCGCGCCTGCGCAGGCTGCGGGGCAGGCTGGACCGGGAAGCCTCCTCGGTGCGCCGTTCCATGAAAATGTCGCCCTGCATGCGCAACAAAAGGCCGCGATCGGGCGCGCGGCTGCTGCCCTATGCGCGCCGGGCGAGTCGGTCATCATCGACGGCGGATCGACCACCCTGCAGATGTGCCCGCATCTAGAGCCGCTAGGGCTCCAGGTTCTGACCAATTCGCTGCACATCGTCAGCGCATTGATGCAGCAGCCGGGGACTCGAATCTCGGTCCCCGCCGGCACGATCTTCCGGGAGCAGAACATCGTTCTGTCGCCGTTTGAGGATGATGGCATGGACCGCTATCACGCTTCAAAACTGTTCATGGGCGCCGCCGCCATCGGCCGCGCAGGCCTGATGCAGGCCGACACCCTCCTGGTCCAGGCCGAACGACGGCTACTCGGCCGGGCCGAGGAGATCATTGTGCTCGTGGATAGCTCCAAGTTTTCCGGCGCGTCAGGGCACCTGGTCTGCGCCCTCGCCGAGATCGATGTGATCGTCACCGATGAGGGCATCGGCGCCGCCGAAGCGAAGATGGTGCAAGCAGCGGGTTGTCGATTGATCGTCGCCTAA
- a CDS encoding LysR family transcriptional regulator: protein MAQLNYNHLRYFWVIAHEGGLARAAERLNVAPSALSVQLQKLEQQIGHPLFDRIGKRLRLTEAGRVALDYADTVFKTGEELLNTLRGRPDLGRKVLRVGAIPTMSRNFQLEFLRPLVGREDVELVVRSGSLRDLLQELEAHVIDVVLANSPAPQDARSPLRSRLLNEEPVAIVGRPGTGKFRFPEDLDGAPILLPSVGSELRSAFDRLTDLADVRPAIMAEVDDMAMLRLLARERQAYALVPPIVVRDELESGILAEHHRIEGLAQRFYAILQDRRFPNPLLEALLPSATPRED from the coding sequence ATGGCTCAGCTCAACTACAACCACCTCCGCTACTTCTGGGTGATCGCGCACGAAGGCGGTCTCGCGCGTGCGGCGGAGCGCCTGAACGTGGCGCCGTCCGCCCTCTCCGTTCAGCTACAGAAGCTGGAGCAACAGATCGGTCATCCCCTATTCGATCGGATCGGCAAGCGACTGCGCCTCACCGAAGCCGGACGCGTGGCGCTCGACTATGCGGACACCGTGTTCAAGACAGGCGAGGAGTTACTGAACACGCTTCGCGGCCGCCCCGACCTCGGCCGCAAGGTGCTTCGCGTGGGCGCGATCCCGACCATGTCGCGCAACTTCCAGCTAGAATTCCTTCGCCCGCTGGTCGGCCGCGAGGACGTCGAACTTGTGGTTCGCTCAGGGTCGCTCCGCGACTTGCTCCAGGAGCTCGAGGCGCACGTAATCGACGTCGTCCTGGCCAACAGCCCTGCGCCCCAGGACGCCCGCTCCCCTCTGCGCAGTCGGCTGCTCAACGAGGAGCCCGTCGCCATCGTTGGAAGGCCAGGGACGGGAAAGTTCCGATTCCCTGAAGATCTGGACGGCGCGCCCATCCTGCTGCCCAGCGTCGGCAGCGAACTGAGGTCCGCTTTTGACCGCCTCACCGACCTGGCCGACGTCCGCCCGGCGATTATGGCGGAGGTCGACGACATGGCCATGCTCCGACTTCTGGCGCGCGAACGGCAAGCCTATGCGTTGGTGCCGCCCATCGTCGTTCGCGACGAGCTCGAGAGCGGCATACTGGCCGAGCATCACAGGATCGAAGGCCTGGCGCAGCGGTTCTATGCGATCCTGCAGGACCGACGGTTCCCCAATCCGCTACTGGAAGCCCTGCTTCCGTCCGCAACTCCGAGGGAAGACTGA
- a CDS encoding bifunctional rhamnulose-1-phosphate aldolase/short-chain dehydrogenase encodes MSQAATPFIIPANRWSAEVAAGLSPAELLLYRSNLLGSDLTVTNFGGGNTSAKLDQTDPLTGETVKVLWVKGSGGDIGSMKLGGFSTLYLDKLLGLEQLYRGVAFEDEMVGYLPHCTFNLNPRAASIDTPLHAYLPFAHVDHVHPDAVIALAASSGGEAATREIWGGEVGWMPWKRPGFDLGLTLRDYVAKNPGLRGVMLAGHGVICWGDSAEACYDNTIDLIAKAAAYLNQAMAGKPAFGGEAVAPLPPEQRQSVAAGLMPRLRGLMSGDRAKVGHFTHARETLEFVCSAEFRALAAVGTSCPDHFLRTKIAPLTLDPEQVGDDDYLAKALADYRKAYAAYYGRNATPNDPKMRDANPVVVLLPGVGQFTFAADKTTARLAAEFYANAINVMRGAEAIGAYNGLPESEAFAIEYWALEEAKLQRMPKPRPLVGKVALVTGGAGGIGAATAEKFLSEGACVVLADIDAEALASCESEFADQFGADLVRAIRCDVTNETSVAAAFAFAAREFGGLDILVANAGIASSAPLEETTVALWRKNYDVLAEGYFLTSRAAFPLMKLQKNGSIIFIGSKNALAATPNASAYASAKAASLHLARCLALEGAEHGIRVNVVNPDAVIRGSKIWDGDWRKERAGAYGIDPGEALETHYRNRSLLKRSVLPEDIAEAVYFLSSEASSKSTGNVINVDAGNAQAFTR; translated from the coding sequence GTGTCCCAGGCCGCAACGCCCTTCATCATTCCCGCCAATCGCTGGTCGGCAGAAGTCGCCGCCGGCCTTTCACCGGCCGAGCTGCTGCTCTACCGCTCCAATCTTTTGGGCTCGGACCTGACTGTGACCAACTTCGGCGGCGGCAACACATCGGCCAAGCTCGATCAGACCGATCCCCTGACTGGCGAAACAGTGAAAGTGCTTTGGGTGAAGGGCTCGGGCGGTGACATCGGCTCGATGAAGCTGGGCGGATTTTCGACGCTTTATCTCGACAAACTCCTGGGGCTCGAACAGCTCTATCGCGGGGTCGCGTTCGAGGACGAGATGGTCGGCTATCTGCCGCACTGCACCTTCAACCTGAACCCGCGGGCCGCGTCGATCGACACGCCGCTGCACGCCTACCTGCCGTTCGCGCATGTAGACCACGTTCACCCCGATGCGGTGATCGCGCTTGCTGCGTCTTCGGGGGGCGAGGCGGCGACGCGCGAAATCTGGGGCGGCGAGGTGGGATGGATGCCGTGGAAGCGGCCGGGCTTCGACCTTGGCCTGACGCTTCGCGACTACGTGGCCAAAAATCCAGGCCTGCGCGGTGTGATGCTGGCCGGCCATGGCGTCATCTGCTGGGGCGACAGCGCCGAGGCCTGCTATGACAACACCATCGATCTGATCGCCAAGGCGGCGGCCTATCTGAACCAGGCCATGGCCGGAAAGCCGGCGTTCGGCGGCGAGGCTGTCGCGCCCTTGCCGCCGGAGCAGCGGCAATCCGTGGCTGCCGGCTTGATGCCGCGGCTCAGGGGCTTGATGAGCGGCGATCGAGCCAAGGTCGGCCACTTCACCCACGCCCGCGAGACCTTGGAATTCGTCTGCTCGGCCGAGTTTCGGGCTCTAGCAGCCGTGGGCACCTCATGCCCTGACCATTTCCTGCGCACCAAGATCGCGCCGCTCACCCTCGATCCGGAGCAGGTGGGCGATGACGACTATCTGGCCAAGGCGCTGGCCGACTATCGCAAGGCCTACGCCGCCTACTACGGCCGCAACGCCACGCCGAACGATCCGAAGATGCGCGACGCCAATCCAGTCGTGGTCCTGCTGCCGGGCGTCGGGCAGTTCACCTTCGCCGCCGACAAGACCACGGCGCGACTGGCGGCCGAGTTCTACGCCAACGCCATCAACGTCATGCGCGGGGCAGAAGCGATCGGCGCCTATAACGGACTGCCGGAATCGGAGGCCTTCGCCATCGAATATTGGGCGCTGGAGGAGGCCAAGCTGCAACGGATGCCCAAGCCCAGGCCGCTGGTGGGCAAGGTGGCGCTGGTCACCGGCGGCGCCGGCGGGATCGGCGCGGCGACAGCGGAAAAGTTCCTGTCGGAAGGCGCCTGCGTGGTGCTGGCCGATATCGACGCCGAGGCCCTGGCGAGCTGCGAGAGCGAATTCGCCGACCAATTCGGCGCGGACCTGGTCCGCGCCATTCGCTGCGATGTCACCAACGAGACCTCGGTCGCCGCCGCCTTCGCCTTCGCCGCGCGGGAATTTGGCGGGCTCGACATCCTGGTGGCCAATGCCGGCATCGCCTCCTCCGCGCCGCTGGAAGAGACAACCGTCGCTCTCTGGCGCAAGAACTACGATGTCCTGGCCGAGGGCTATTTCCTGACCAGTCGGGCGGCCTTCCCTCTGATGAAGCTGCAGAAGAACGGGTCGATCATCTTCATCGGCTCCAAGAACGCCCTTGCGGCGACGCCGAATGCGTCGGCCTACGCCTCGGCCAAGGCCGCTTCGCTGCACTTGGCGCGCTGTCTCGCGCTTGAGGGCGCCGAACACGGCATCCGGGTCAATGTGGTCAATCCCGACGCGGTGATCCGCGGCTCCAAGATCTGGGACGGCGACTGGCGCAAGGAGCGGGCCGGCGCCTACGGAATCGATCCCGGCGAGGCTCTGGAAACGCACTATCGCAACCGCTCCCTGTTGAAGCGCTCGGTTCTGCCGGAAGACATTGCCGAAGCGGTCTATTTCCTCAGCTCGGAAGCCTCTTCGAAGTCGACGGGCAACGTGATCAATGTCGACGCCGGCAACGCCCAGGCGTTCACGCGCTGA
- the lldD gene encoding FMN-dependent L-lactate dehydrogenase LldD: MKAASIEDYRELARRRLPRFLFDYIDGGSYAEVTLRRNRADLEAIALRQRVLRNVSQVDLSARLFGQDLAMPVALAPVGLAGMNARRGEVQAARAAEAAGLPFCLSTVSACPISEVKAGTARPFWFQLYMIRDRGFMRALLDQAEAAGCSALVFTVDMPVPGARYRDYRSGLAGAPGASGALRRFAQAARRPAWAFDVGILGRPHSLGNVAPVLGRKTGLEDFFAWMGGNFDPTVTWQDLAWVRDRWKGPLILKGVLDTEDALEAERLGVDGLIVSNHGGRQLDGVRSTAAALPKIAEAVGERLTVLADGGVRSGLDVVRMLALGAKGVLLGRAWAYALAGAGQKGVAHVLALLRAEMTVAMALTGATRIADLGPENLDL, encoded by the coding sequence ATGAAGGCGGCCTCGATCGAAGACTATCGCGAACTGGCCCGGCGGCGACTGCCGCGGTTCCTGTTCGACTATATCGACGGGGGCTCCTACGCCGAGGTCACCCTGCGGCGGAACCGCGCCGACCTGGAGGCGATAGCCTTGCGCCAGCGCGTGCTGCGCAACGTATCGCAAGTCGATCTCTCAGCGCGCCTGTTCGGGCAGGATCTGGCCATGCCGGTCGCCCTGGCGCCGGTTGGGCTGGCGGGCATGAACGCCCGACGCGGGGAGGTGCAGGCGGCGCGCGCCGCCGAGGCCGCCGGCCTACCCTTCTGCCTGTCGACGGTCTCGGCCTGTCCGATCAGCGAGGTGAAGGCTGGGACGGCGCGTCCGTTCTGGTTTCAGCTCTACATGATCCGCGACCGCGGCTTCATGCGAGCCCTGCTGGACCAGGCCGAGGCCGCCGGCTGCTCCGCGCTCGTCTTCACCGTCGACATGCCCGTCCCCGGCGCTCGCTACCGCGATTATCGCTCTGGGCTTGCGGGCGCGCCTGGGGCCTCCGGCGCGCTCCGCCGCTTCGCGCAGGCCGCGCGTCGGCCCGCATGGGCGTTCGATGTCGGGATCCTGGGCCGCCCTCACAGCCTGGGCAATGTGGCGCCGGTGCTCGGCCGCAAGACCGGCCTTGAGGATTTCTTCGCCTGGATGGGCGGCAACTTCGACCCCACCGTCACCTGGCAAGACCTCGCCTGGGTGCGCGATCGTTGGAAGGGACCTCTGATCCTGAAGGGCGTACTCGACACCGAGGACGCCCTTGAGGCCGAACGGCTAGGCGTCGATGGCCTGATCGTCTCCAACCACGGCGGCCGCCAGCTGGATGGCGTCCGGTCCACCGCCGCCGCCCTGCCCAAAATCGCCGAAGCGGTCGGGGAGCGGTTGACGGTCCTGGCCGACGGCGGCGTGCGCTCAGGGCTCGACGTGGTGCGCATGCTGGCCCTGGGCGCCAAGGGCGTGCTCCTCGGCCGCGCCTGGGCCTACGCCCTGGCCGGGGCCGGTCAAAAAGGCGTGGCTCACGTGCTCGCCTTGCTTCGGGCCGAGATGACGGTCGCCATGGCCCTGACCGGCGCTACCCGCATCGCTGACCTCGGTCCGGAAAACCTGGATCTTTGA
- a CDS encoding sugar MFS transporter, translated as MVIETDAAAPLAARPEPKALRGPLAFAIACFVVWGLAYGLLDVLNKHFQETLHVGKAQSTWLQMAYFGAYLVMSAPAGLLLQARGYKFGIVSGLAVTAFGALLFIPAARAASFPFFVGSMFVLASGLCCLETAADTYVNVLGPPEHAPQRLNLAQSFNALGVFFGPLIGGALFFRQGPTGGGQGEVQATYLVIAVLVLIFAAVVSRARLPEIHDAHHGPDTVHGAAGRGSTPLFRRPHLVFGVATQALYVGAQVGIGAFFINLVTETWQGLTSRDGAFLLSLAALAYLIGRFATTGLLLRFQPRTVLTFYGLANLALCLLVAAGLARISAMALVAVFFFMSTMFATIFTLGVADLGGSTKRGASLMVMAIGGGVLLPYPMGRIAEAFGTPAAFLLPAACFGVVALYGWRGSRIGEPAHDLA; from the coding sequence ATGGTGATCGAAACCGACGCCGCCGCGCCGCTCGCCGCCCGCCCGGAACCGAAGGCCCTCAGAGGCCCGTTGGCCTTCGCCATAGCCTGCTTCGTGGTCTGGGGTCTGGCCTATGGGCTTCTGGACGTGCTGAACAAGCACTTCCAGGAAACCCTGCACGTGGGCAAGGCCCAGTCGACCTGGCTGCAGATGGCCTATTTCGGGGCTTATCTGGTCATGAGCGCCCCCGCCGGCCTGCTGCTGCAGGCGAGAGGCTACAAGTTCGGCATCGTCAGCGGGCTCGCGGTGACGGCCTTCGGCGCGCTGTTGTTCATCCCGGCGGCGCGCGCGGCGAGCTTCCCCTTTTTTGTGGGCTCGATGTTCGTCCTGGCCTCCGGCCTCTGCTGCCTGGAGACCGCCGCCGACACCTATGTGAACGTGCTCGGCCCGCCGGAGCATGCGCCGCAGCGGCTGAACCTCGCCCAGTCGTTCAATGCGCTCGGTGTCTTTTTCGGCCCGCTGATCGGCGGCGCTCTGTTCTTCCGGCAAGGCCCGACCGGCGGCGGTCAGGGCGAGGTCCAGGCGACCTACCTCGTCATCGCCGTGCTGGTGCTGATCTTCGCCGCCGTCGTTTCGCGCGCCCGCCTGCCCGAGATCCATGACGCCCACCACGGACCAGACACCGTGCATGGCGCCGCCGGCCGCGGTTCAACCCCGCTCTTTAGGCGCCCGCACCTCGTGTTCGGGGTCGCGACCCAGGCCCTCTACGTCGGCGCCCAGGTCGGTATCGGGGCCTTTTTCATCAATCTGGTCACGGAAACCTGGCAGGGACTGACCTCGCGCGACGGGGCGTTTCTGCTGTCGCTGGCCGCCCTCGCCTATCTGATCGGTCGCTTCGCCACGACCGGCCTGTTGCTGAGGTTTCAGCCGCGCACAGTGCTGACCTTCTATGGCTTGGCCAACCTCGCCCTCTGTCTGCTGGTCGCCGCCGGCCTGGCCAGGATCTCGGCCATGGCGCTGGTCGCTGTGTTCTTTTTCATGTCGACCATGTTCGCCACCATCTTCACCCTGGGCGTGGCGGACCTGGGCGGCTCGACCAAGCGCGGCGCCTCCCTGATGGTGATGGCCATCGGCGGGGGGGTGCTGCTGCCCTATCCGATGGGGCGCATAGCCGAGGCGTTCGGCACGCCCGCCGCCTTCCTGCTGCCCGCCGCCTGCTTCGGCGTGGTCGCCCTCTACGGTTGGCGCGGGAGCCGGATCGGCGAGCCAGCGCACGATCTCGCCTGA
- the rhaI gene encoding L-rhamnose catabolism isomerase: MTGLPLSIDQIESHNAARREALQDDYDSLGRQLSRRGQDIETIKSKVAAFSVAVPSWGAGRGGTRFAKFPIPGEPTNIHEKLEDCAVVQQLCRITPRVSPHFPWDRVEDYQALKEEAGALGLGFDAVNSNTFQDQPGQAQSYRSGSLTATDKAVRDQAVAHNIECIEIGRQLGSRALTVWIGDGTNFPGQQDLSASLDRYLDSAAQIYAALPDSWRMLLEHKMFEPAFYSTVISDWGSSILAANELGPKAQCLVDLGHHAPNVNIEQIVARLHRFGKLGGFHFNDSKYGDDDLDTGSINPHQLFLVFNELVEAERNPRDGFNPAYMIDQSHNVTDPIESMLSSAEAIAAAYVKALLVDREALHEAQAANDVMMAFQALRRAYRTDVTPILAMARAEAGGAIDVLDLYRDAGWRERKTQERKAVGLGAGIV, translated from the coding sequence ATGACGGGTCTGCCCCTGTCGATCGACCAGATCGAGAGTCACAACGCCGCGCGGCGTGAAGCGCTGCAGGACGACTACGACAGCCTGGGCCGCCAGCTGTCGCGCCGCGGTCAGGACATCGAGACCATCAAGTCGAAGGTCGCCGCCTTTTCGGTGGCCGTGCCGAGCTGGGGCGCGGGACGCGGCGGCACCCGGTTCGCCAAGTTTCCGATTCCCGGCGAGCCGACCAATATCCACGAAAAGTTGGAAGACTGCGCGGTGGTCCAGCAGCTCTGTCGGATCACGCCCCGGGTCTCGCCGCACTTTCCCTGGGACAGGGTCGAGGATTACCAGGCCCTGAAGGAGGAGGCGGGGGCGCTGGGCCTGGGTTTTGACGCGGTCAATTCCAACACCTTCCAGGACCAGCCCGGCCAAGCGCAATCCTACAGGAGCGGCAGCCTGACCGCGACCGACAAGGCTGTGCGCGACCAGGCGGTCGCGCATAATATCGAATGCATCGAGATCGGCCGTCAGCTCGGCTCACGCGCGCTGACGGTCTGGATCGGCGACGGGACCAATTTTCCAGGTCAGCAGGACCTATCGGCTTCGCTGGACCGGTACCTTGACAGCGCCGCACAGATCTACGCGGCCTTGCCCGACAGCTGGCGGATGCTGCTTGAACACAAGATGTTCGAGCCGGCCTTCTACTCGACCGTGATCTCGGACTGGGGCTCGTCGATCCTTGCGGCCAACGAACTCGGCCCCAAGGCCCAATGCCTGGTGGACCTCGGCCACCACGCGCCGAACGTCAATATCGAGCAAATCGTCGCTCGCCTGCATCGGTTCGGAAAGTTGGGCGGCTTTCACTTCAACGATTCGAAGTACGGCGACGACGATCTCGATACTGGCTCGATCAATCCGCACCAGCTGTTCTTGGTGTTCAATGAACTGGTCGAGGCCGAACGCAATCCCAGGGACGGCTTCAACCCCGCCTACATGATCGATCAGTCGCACAATGTGACCGACCCGATCGAGAGTATGCTGTCTTCCGCCGAAGCCATCGCCGCCGCCTACGTCAAAGCCCTGCTGGTCGACCGCGAGGCGCTGCATGAAGCCCAGGCGGCCAATGATGTGATGATGGCCTTCCAGGCTCTGCGCCGCGCATACCGCACGGACGTGACTCCAATCCTCGCTATGGCGCGGGCCGAGGCGGGCGGCGCCATCGATGTCCTCGATCTCTATCGGGACGCCGGCTGGCGCGAGAGGAAAACCCAGGAGCGAAAGGCTGTCGGTCTCGGAGCCGGCATTGTCTGA
- a CDS encoding FGGY-family carbohydrate kinase: MKDGCSLVLDVGKTNAKMTLWTADGDCLARRVRANEPQRGGPFPTLDRQGLEAWVKATLKDLATLGRIETIVPVTHGAAAVLVDQGRLVSEPMDYEADIPAEVLDRYRLERDSFAATGSPALPNGLNLGAQLAWLDTLTGPWLDEAQILLWPQYWAWRFSGVMASEITSLGCHTDLWRAIEGRPSDLARARGWAQRLPPLRKAGDMLGPVTGEWVREAGLHPDCQVLCGLHDSNAALLAARGHPEIAQGDASIVSTGTWFVTMRSLAPDTALASLPTLSEARDCLINIDVAQRPAPSCRFMGGREAELIAGLDSFHIKDNYDAAAVLAATPELIERGVMVLPTFAPGFGPFAHHMGRWIDPPDEPNARRAALGLYLALMADACLDLVGARDLILVEGRFAEAEVFIRALAALRPTASLFVSNAQDDVPFGALRLVRPELKPKSALTRVRPLAGSLDAYKQRWRALIEADCKRARP; the protein is encoded by the coding sequence ATGAAAGACGGCTGCAGCCTCGTCCTCGACGTGGGCAAGACCAACGCCAAGATGACGCTTTGGACCGCGGACGGCGACTGTCTCGCCCGGCGCGTGCGGGCGAACGAGCCGCAGCGTGGCGGCCCCTTTCCGACCCTGGACCGCCAAGGCCTGGAGGCGTGGGTGAAAGCCACCCTGAAGGATCTGGCGACGCTCGGGCGGATCGAGACGATTGTCCCGGTGACCCACGGCGCGGCCGCGGTCCTGGTCGATCAGGGCCGCCTGGTCTCCGAGCCGATGGACTATGAGGCCGACATCCCCGCGGAGGTTCTCGACCGCTATCGTCTGGAACGCGATTCCTTCGCCGCCACCGGCTCGCCCGCCTTGCCGAACGGCCTCAATCTCGGCGCCCAACTCGCCTGGCTCGATACCCTGACCGGCCCCTGGCTGGACGAGGCCCAGATCCTGCTCTGGCCGCAATACTGGGCCTGGCGCTTCAGCGGCGTGATGGCCAGCGAGATCACCAGCCTCGGTTGCCATACCGACCTCTGGCGGGCCATCGAGGGCCGGCCCAGCGATCTTGCGCGCGCCCGCGGCTGGGCCCAGCGGCTTCCGCCGCTCAGGAAAGCCGGCGACATGCTTGGGCCTGTGACCGGCGAATGGGTGCGCGAGGCTGGCCTTCACCCGGACTGCCAGGTCCTTTGCGGCCTGCATGACAGCAATGCGGCCCTGCTGGCCGCGCGCGGGCACCCTGAAATCGCGCAGGGTGACGCCAGCATCGTCTCGACGGGAACCTGGTTTGTCACCATGCGCTCGCTGGCGCCGGACACCGCGCTCGCGAGCCTGCCGACTCTTTCGGAGGCGCGGGACTGCCTGATCAATATCGACGTTGCTCAGCGCCCGGCGCCGTCATGCCGTTTCATGGGCGGTCGCGAGGCTGAACTGATCGCCGGCCTCGACAGCTTCCATATCAAGGACAACTACGACGCTGCAGCGGTGCTGGCGGCGACGCCGGAGCTTATCGAGCGTGGCGTGATGGTCCTGCCGACTTTCGCGCCGGGCTTCGGGCCGTTCGCACACCACATGGGGCGCTGGATCGATCCGCCGGACGAACCCAACGCCCGTCGCGCGGCGCTCGGCCTCTACCTCGCCCTGATGGCCGACGCCTGTCTCGACCTCGTCGGCGCGCGCGACCTGATCCTGGTTGAAGGCCGCTTCGCCGAAGCGGAAGTCTTCATCCGCGCCCTCGCCGCGCTTCGCCCGACGGCGAGCCTGTTCGTCTCCAACGCCCAGGACGACGTGCCGTTCGGCGCCTTGCGCCTGGTGCGGCCGGAGTTGAAGCCGAAGTCGGCGCTGACCCGGGTGCGACCCCTCGCCGGCTCGCTCGACGCCTACAAACAAAGATGGCGGGCGCTGATTGAAGCCGACTGCAAGCGCGCTCGGCCATGA